Proteins encoded in a region of the Cydia pomonella isolate Wapato2018A chromosome 3, ilCydPomo1, whole genome shotgun sequence genome:
- the LOC133516137 gene encoding protein toll-like — protein sequence MGYKWTCVFAAVLQIIGAVRPTCPSDPNCVCGGTLAVELNCNVDGRTVTINLLPDIYINIKCENASSLDYSKLPRCASPQSSFKSVSFKDCPLPVTSFKDVLTSMGVSKTMALIFQNTKNLSGYFDRKHFAGLQDLTKLLLSINGNTQLPDNLFMDINNLTWLNIRSNSIYLSENLLKPLERLETLEISHNHMTNISSNMFSHLSFLRKLSLWQSNVTWFSKDFFTGVNVLEELDLSSNGLNELPASIFKPLRKLKKLTLFSNKFSSLPRNLFKSNRELETVIILNNDVTLKELPRYLFGSLTNLKQVYIQRCGLMTVPYDLFVDSPNITNISLAYNNINALPEALFNDQINLLELDLSHNNLKDLEPKLFSSLVRLESLNLDYNNLEEISGSTFSSLLSLIYLSVEHNNLKIVSSYLFCNNKQRMYISLAYNNLNFEYNVLDNNTWPAEPVLLSPFSNTYNLRVLNLSHNEFKNTFVDWFANGHDTLDIRYNQISLLMGKRVNPKEKRRLNQDHSYHHVLIANNPINCDCHTWNFMKDMQSRHFKWDDMAALRCSRWSKMCQRDEKVFLYVVCAAVTFVLIVATIGFYLYRRRLYYITKTTIRKALDSSVPKPRQLNLTIKCAEEDNEFVTTNILPVLNTYQNVTTEVVYPGHCKETNTEKDITSDAKEKRITLVVFSPNYLTSAYRDVNIKKIRGEILKTRNTVYVFVDIGPDNSIYAFLKEQRDYRTTILWSDSKFWHNLLVLVKYNKRSKHAARERTVGSEKADITRLSCPHLFAIDTVAHSQV from the exons ATGGGGTATAAATGGACGTGCGTGTTTGCAGCGGTGCTGCAAATAATTGGAGCAGTAAGACCGACGTGTCCGAGCGACCCCAACTGCGTTTGCGGCGGCACGCTCGCCGTCGAACTCAATTGCAATGTCGATG GTCGGACGGTcacaattaatttattaccaGATATATATATCAACATCAAATGTGAGAATGCATCTTCTCTCGACTACAGCAAGTTGCCAAGATGTGCGAGTCCACAAAGCTCTTTTAAATCTGTCAGTTTCAAAGACTGTCCATTACCGGTCACGTCATTTAAAGACGTTTTGACGagtatgggtgtttcaaaaaCTATGGcattaatatttcaaaatactaaaaacttaTCCGGTTACTTTGACAGAAAGCATTTTGCAGGATTACAAGATTTGACGAAACTATTACTGTCGATCAATGGAAACACGCAACTTCCCGATAATCTGTTCATGGATATTAACAATTTAACTTGGCTAAATATCAGATCAAACAGCATTTACCTTTCGGAGAATCTACTTAAACCGCTTGAGAGGTTGGAAACCCTGGAAATAAGCCATAACCACATGACAAATATATCGTCGAATATGTTTTCCCATTTATCTTTTCTGAGAAAACTTTCTTTGTGGCAGAGTAATGTCACGTGGTTCTCGAAAGACTTTTTTACAGGAGTTAACGTCCTAGAAGAGCTCGATCTCAGTTCGAATGGTTTAAATGAACTGCCGGCATCGATTTTCAAACCGCTGAGGAAACTCAAAAAGTTAACGTTGTTCTCAAACAAGTTTTCGTCTCTTCCTCGAAATCTTTTCAAAAGCAATAGGGAGTTAGAAACTGTCATTATTCTCAATAACGACGTGACACTGAAAGAGTTACCAAGATATTTGTTTGGGagtttaacaaatttaaaacaagTGTACATTCAGAGATGTGGTTTAATGACTGTACCATATGATTTGTTTGTTGATTCTCCCAACATTACGAATATTTCTTTAGCATACAATAATATCAACGCATTGCCTGAAGCTCTCTTCAATGACCAGATTAATCTACTCGAGTTAGATTTGAGCCATAACAATCTAAAGGACTTGGAACCGAAACTATTCTCGTCTCTGGTACGATTGGAGTCCCTTAACTTGGACTATAATAATTTGGAGGAAATTTCTGG ctCGACGTTCTCGTCATTGTTAagtcttatttatttaagcgtGGAACACAATAATCTGAAAATCGTTTCATCATATTTATTCTGCAATAACAAACAGAGAATGTACATATCGCTTGCatataataatcttaattttgaatacaatgTGCTGGACAATAATACATGGCCCGCGGAGCCAGTCCTCTTATCCCCTTTCAGTAACACATACAATTTAAGAGTATTAAACCTAAGtcataatgaatttaaaaacacTTTCGTCGATTGGTTTGCAAACGGACACGACACATTAGATATACGATACAATCAGATCTCTTTATTAATG GGTAAAAGGGTCAATCCTAAAGAAAAAAGACGTCTAAATCAAGATCATTCATACCATCATGTTTTAATCGCCAATAATCCAATCAACTGTGATTGCCACACCTGGAACTTCATGAAGGATATGCAATCTCGACATTTCAAG tgGGACGATATGGCTGCTTTGCGATGTTCACGTTGGAGCAAAATGTGCCAGAGAGATGAAAAAGTGTTCCTTTACGTAGTGTGCGCTGCCGTCACATTTGTATTAATAGTTGCAACAATAGGTTTTTACTTATACCGAAGAAGACTATACTATATTACAAAAACAACTATTCGCAAAGCATTGGATTCTTCTGTTCCAAAACCTAGACAGCTAAATTTAACGATTAAATGTGCCGAAGAAGATAACGAAtttgttacaacaaatattTTACCGGTTCTGAATACGTATCAAAATGTTACTACAGAAGTTGTTTATCCCGGCCACTGTAAAGAGACAAACACTGAAAAAGACATCACAAGCGATGCAAAAGAAAAACGCATCACTCTCGTTGTGTTTTCGCCAAATTACTTGACATCTGCTTATCGCGATGTGAACATAAAGAAAATACGTGGCGAAATATTAAAGACACGGAACACCGTTTATGTATTCGTTGATATCGGTCCAGACAATTCAATATATGCATTTCTAAAGGAGCAGAGAGATTATCGTACTACAATTTTGTGGAGTGATTCGAAGTTTTGGCATAATTTGTTAGTGTTAGTGAAATATAATAAACGCAGTAAACATGCCGCTCGTGAACGCACTGTCGGTTCTGAAAAAGCTGATATTACTCGACTTTCATGTCCTCACTTGTTCGCAATTGATACAGTTGCTCACAGTCAAGTTTAA